A genomic region of Anopheles coustani chromosome 3, idAnoCousDA_361_x.2, whole genome shotgun sequence contains the following coding sequences:
- the LOC131272450 gene encoding SWI/SNF-related matrix-associated actin-dependent regulator of chromatin subfamily E member 1 has protein sequence MALPANYKHNIPGPSMPPTRMRPSGSSADRKDNSSPFMHNPHGNPAFNPQKMGKASAASESKMIKPPKPPEKPLMPYMRYSRKVWDSIKASNSDLKLWEVGKIIGQQWRLLPDSEKEEYILEYENEKAEHEKNMKAYHTSPAYLAYLTARNKVKPGDGDGHETSSRSSSKGQQQDRRIDIQPAEDEDDPDDGYSFKHVAYARFSRNHRLINEIFSDAVVPDVRSVVTTQRMHVLKRQVQSLTMHQMKLKHELQLIEEKFETRKRKFVESSEIFQEELVKHCKPAVDDETFQKLVDRQYEAMKRERLRALEEAQKPPVVAPVAAAPPPAAITQPPAPGQTKPEEQSPDQAASNGNETGAAANVEGEPPASGASESAGRDATASNDRSSPVAAASDESQSSQDSTGESASAGVEKMDTSEEAKAEVKGDKPHASTEKPTKGSVPPATPPASEQPAVSAPAHAPHQAVAMPPHAPPPTPSPVVTPPSEPKPEIPPTSTIHHTAPVAQPPSAAVPHPSQAPIMPPVMHGAYAPPPPVTSAAQVATHPAAAPAVPTPPPPSHTPEAQIPPPNVTVPHHPAAPPPHAPHHMPPHMQPHPGMPTHGTFPGYPPHAGSPRAPYYLPSYGGHPQPYGQYGHYPYHQQYGPPPPGSYGARPPGAPPTMGHYGEVHPHPEAHHGYGPLPPGAAGAPGMPPTGVAPPGVVGAGPPPPMPTATGAPPTMVTATATVTPPTMPPGNQPEPGEIEPEKAPVEKTAPATPASKKRKKGGAASKHDDADKKDD, from the coding sequence ATGGCGTTGCCTGCCAACTATAAACACAACATACCGGGACCGTCGATGCCACCGACCCGGATGCGGCCATCAGGTTCATCGGCGGATCGGAAGGACAACTCCAGCCCGTTCATGCACAATCCGCACGGTAATCCGGCGTTCAATCCGCAGAAGATGGGCAAGGCGTCGGCCGCATCCGAGTCCAAGATGATCAAACCTCCGAAGCCACCGGAGAAACCGCTGATGCCGTACATGCGCTATTCGCGCAAGGTGTGGGACTCGATTAAAGCTTCCAACTCGGACCTGAAGCTGTGGGAGGTCGGTAAGATCATCGGGCAGCAGTGGCGCTTACTGCCGGACTCGGAAAAGGAAGAATACATTTTGGAGTACGAGAACGAAAAGGCGGAACAtgagaaaaacatgaaagcGTACCACACTTCGCCGGCTTATCTGGCCTATCTGACCGCCCGAAACAAGGTGAAGCCAGGCGATGGGGATGGACATGAAACATCGTCGCGTTCGAGCTCGAAGGGACAGCAGCAGGATCGTCGGATCGATATCCAGCCGGCCGAGGACGAAGATGATCCGGACGATGGGTATTCGTTTAAGCACGTTGCGTACGCGCGTTTCTCGCGCAACCACCGGTTGATCAATGAAATTTTCTCCGATGCCGTCGTACCGGATGTTCGTTCCGTTGTCACGACCCAGCGCATGCACGTCCTGAAGCGTCAGGTCCAATCACTGACGATGCATCAGATGAAGCTAAAACACGAGCTGCAGTTGATTgaggaaaaatttgaaacacgCAAGCGCAAGTTCGTCGAATCGAGCGAGATTTTCCAGGAGGAGCTGGTGAAGCACTGCAAACCGGCGGTGGATGATGAAACCTTTCAGAAGTTGGTCGACCGCCAGTATGAAGCGATGAAGCGGGAGCGTCTGAGGGCTCTAGAAGAGGCTCAGAAACCGCCAGTAGTGGCTCCCgttgcagcagcaccaccaccagctgcCATAACACAACCCCCGGCGCCGGGCCAAACGAAACCGGAAGAACAATCTCCGGACCAGGCGGCTTCGAATGGAAACGAGACTGGAGCCGCAGCCAATGTGGAAGGCGAACCACCGGCTTCAGGAGCTTCTGAATCGGCAGGACGAGATGCAACTGCTTCGAATGATCGTTCGTCGCCAGTAGCGGCAGCATCCGATGAATCTCAAAGCTCACAGGATTCGACCGGAGAATCAGCATCGGCAGGTGTGGAAAAAATGGACACATCAGAGGAAGCTAAGGCAGAAGTTAAAGGGGATAAACCTCACGCCAGCACAGAAAAGCCGACAAAGGGAAGCGTTCCGCCGGCTACACCTCCGGCTTCCGAACAGCCAGCGGTTTCTGCTCCAGCTCATGCTCCACATCAGGCGGTTGCAATGCCACCGCATGCTCCACCTCCTACTCCATCCCCAGTGGTTACTCCTCCAAGTGAACCGAAACCCGAAATTCCTCCCACTTCCACCATTCATCACACGGCCCCCGTCGCGCAACCACCAAGCGCCGCTGTTCCTCATCCTTCTCAGGCTCCGATCATGCCTCCCGTGATGCATGGTGCCTACGCACCACCCCCTCCGGTAACTTCGGCTGCGCAAGTTGCGACCCATCCAGCAGCGGCACCGGCCGTTCcaacaccacctccaccatccCACACTCCGGAAGCTCAGATTCCTCCGCCGAATGTGACCGTTCCGCATCATCCGGCGGCTCCACCACCGCATGCTCCCCATCATATGCCACCGCACATGCAACCTCACCCAGGTATGCCAACGCACGGAACGTTCCCCGGCTATCCGCCGCATGCCGGTTCACCCCGTGCCCCCTACTACTTACCATCGTACGGTGGTCACCCGCAACCGTACGGCCAGTATGGACACTATCCCTATCACCAGCAATACGGTCCGCCACCACCCGGTAGCTATGGCGCTCGGCCTCCAGGCGCACCACCCACCATGGGTCACTACGGAGAGGTGCATCCGCATCCGGAAGCGCATCATGGATACGGTCCGCTACCTCCGGGAGCTGCCGGTGCCCCAGGAATGCCACCGACCGGAGTGGCCCCTCCCGGCGTTGTCGGTGCAGggccaccgccaccgatgCCCACGGCTACTGGTGCGCCTCCAACGATGGTGACGGCGACAGCCACCGTCACACCACCCACAATGCCCCCGGGAAACCAACCGGAACCGGGTGAAATTGAACCGGAAAAGGCACCGGTTGAGAAGACGGCCCCAGCCACCCCGGCCTCGAAGAAACGCAAGAAGGGTGGTGCCGCCAGCAAGCACGACGATGCCGACAAGAAGGACGACTAG
- the LOC131272451 gene encoding proteasome subunit alpha type-2, giving the protein MASERYSFSLTTFSPSGKLVQIEYALAAVAAGAPSVGIKAVNGVVIATENKQKSILYDEHSVPKVEMVTNHIGMIYSGMGPDYRLLVKQARKLAQNYYLTYREPIPTSQLVQKVATVMQEYTQSGGVRPFGVSLLICGWDEGRPYLFQCDPSGAYFAWKATAMGKNANNGKTFLEKRYSEDLELDDAVHTAILTLKEGFEGQMNADNIEVGICDANGFRRLDPSDVQDYLANIP; this is encoded by the exons ATGGCTTCCGAGCGATATAGCTTCTCGCTGACCACCTTCAG CCCTTCGGGAAAACTGGTCCAGATCGAATATGCCCTTGCTGCTGTCGCTGCCGGTGCTCCGTCGGTGGGCATTAAGGCCGTCAACGGCGTCGTCATCGCGACGGAGAACAAGCAGAAGTCCATCCTGTACGATGAACACAGCGTGCCCAAGGTGGAGATGGTCACCAACCACATCGGTATGATCTACTCCGGCATGGGCCCCGATTACCGACTGCTGGTGAAGCAGGCGCGCAAGCTGGCCCAGAACTACTACCTGACCTACCGCGAGCCTATCCCCACCTCGCAGCTGGTGCAGAAAGTGGCCACCGTCATGCAGGAGTACACGCAGTCTGG TGGTGTCCGTCCGTTCGGTGTGTCCCTGTTGATCTGCGGTTGGGACGAGGGCCGACCATACCTGTTCCAGTGCGACCCGTCCGGTGCGTACTTCGCGTGGAAGGCAACGGCGATGGGCAAGAACGCCAACAATGGCAAGACGTTCCTCGAGAAGCGCTACAGTGAGGATCTCGAGCTGGACGATGCGGTCCACACGGCCATCCTCACGCTGAAGGAAGGCTTCGAAGGGCAGATGAACGCGGATAACATCGAAGTAGGCATTTGCGATGCGAACGGTTTCCGCCGGCTCGATCCCTCGGATGTGCAGGATTACTTGGCCAATATTCCGTAA
- the LOC131271706 gene encoding beta-sarcoglycan, which yields MTDRGRWFRLLSNPGSLNLNMRQIEQKYDLSKCHMYDEKSSFAFWIVMVLFFCLAIGNLVLTLSMMNILKIYRGMESIELIQDADTIKFFGDIDFDRVYKKDGLLESFYEDPLELTGDAGSVSINLVNRNGHSHNKIQLSGNNSVLKGVNHFDVKDTVTGRQIFGITNPHFTMPQGPQVLNAKLINAARIASPVDEKLSLLTQKKLTLKGTEGIRMEAREVSWTADQTIFLKSDNGSTMLIGANGVSINLKHIPVANSDHGVRTGSNQYKLCVCYPQGRIFRIAVPKSHISRLNCANFSSKDDPCA from the exons ATGACAGATCGAGGTAGATGGTTCCGACTCTTGTCGAACCCGGGATCGCTGAACCTA AACATGCGGCAAATAGAGCAAAAATATGACCTCTCCAAGTGTCACATGTACGACGAGAAGAGTTCCTTCGCCTTCTGGATCGTGATGGTGCTGTTTTTCTGCCTGGCGATCGGTAACCTAGTTCTCACGTTGTCGATGATGAATATATTGAAGATTTACCGAGGCATGGAAAGCATCGAACTGATCCAGGACGCAGATACCATCAAATTCTTCGGAGACATCGACTTCGATCGGGTGTACAAGAAGGACGGTTTGCTGGAGAGCTTCTACGAGGATCCGCTCGAACTTACGGGAGACGCCGGAAGCGTGTCGATCAATTTGGTTAACCGTAACGGCCATTCGCACAACAAAATCCAACTATCGGGAAATAACAGTGTCCTGAAGGGTGTCAATCATTTCGACGTGAAGGACACCGTGACGGGGAGGCAGATATTTGGAATCACCAACCCGCACTTTACCATGCCACAGGGGCCACAGGTGCTCAATGCAAAGCTGATCAACGCCGCCCGGATTGCGTCGCCTGTGGACGAAAAGCTGTCGCTGCTAACTCAAAAGAAGCTCACACTCAAAGGAACCGAAGGCATTCGAATGGAAGCTAGAGAAGTGTCGTGGACAGCCGATCAGACCATTTTCTTAAAGTCCGATAACGGAAGCACGATGCTGATCGGTGCGAATGGAGTGTCGATCAACCTGAAGCACATCCCGGTGGCGAACAGCGATCATGGTGTTCGTACTGGGTCGAATCAGTACAAACTTTGCGTCTGCTATCCGCAAGGTCGAATCTTCCGTATTGCAGTACCAAAGTCGCACATTAGTCGGCTAAACTGTGCCAATTTTAGCAGCAAAGACGATCCGTGTGCGTAG
- the LOC131271384 gene encoding interleukin enhancer-binding factor 2 homolog produces the protein MVRPGLMRGGGRGGMGMGMRGVRGGPFMNKKTFLPRHPFDLTLAEMAFPRVQPVPDDTVLTNALLKRSQDLTPTAQEQTAISNLVAKVQGVLDNIVIAPGDFTKCQLEEVRQVGSYKKGTMMAGNNVADIVIILKSFPTKDCGEVLGKKVEEDLKKSMKTEVVPKAEALSLAYSEKGFEISNSLAKVRCLIATLPQNMRKLEAEKHLDFKIIQNHLAAIRHIRWFEENAHHSTIKVLIRILKDLARRFDGFKPLNPWICDLLAHSAIMNNPSRQALPVNVAFRRVFQLLASGLFVPGSAGITDPCEVGHYRVHTTMTLVQQDECCMTAQTLVRVLAHGGYKHILGFVENSTVAKEMSVWDGVVVSPMEPAYEKPSEKKDGEDDDMEGVDGDTIDDDALE, from the coding sequence ATGGTGCGTCCTGGACTAATGCGAGGCGGAGGTCGAGGTGGAATGGGAATGGGCATGCGTGGTGTTCGCGGTGGTCCATTTATGAACAAGAAGACCTTTCTACCCCGCCATCCTTTTGATCTAACTCTGGCCGAAATGGCATTTCCTCGCGTTCAACCTGTTCCTGATGACACCGTGCTGACCAATGCGCTGCTGAAACGAAGCCAAGATCTCACTCCCACCGCTCAGGAACAGACTGCAATTTCCAACCTCGTTGCCAAGGTCCAAGGCGTGCTTGACAACATCGTGATTGCTCCGGGTGACTTTACCAAATGCCAGCTGGAAGAGGTACGCCAGGTTGGATCGTACAAGAAGGGCACCATGATGGCCGGCAATAACGTTGCGGATATAGTCATCATTCTCAAGTCGTTTCCGACGAAGGATTGTGGCGAGGTGTTGGGGAAAAAGGTCGAAGAAGATCTAAAAAAGTCTATGAAAACAGAAGTTGTCCCGAAGGCGGAAGCGCTCTCGTTGGCGTACAGTGAAAAGGGATTCGAAATTTCCAACTCGCTGGCCAAGGTCCGGTGTCTGATCGCAACGCTACCGCAAAACATGCGCAAACTGGAAGCCGAAAAACATTTGGACTTTAAGATCATACAAAACCATCTGGCCGCGATACGACACATTCGCTGGTTTGAAGAGAATGCTCACCATTCGACGATAAAAGTATTGATACGCATATTGAAAGATCTTGCTCGGCGCTTCGACGGATTCAAACCGTTAAACCCTTGGATTTGTGACCTGCTCGCACATTCTGCTATCATGAATAACCCCAGCCGTCAAGCCCTGCCGGTTAATGTCGCTTTCCGGCGCGTATTCCAACTGCTAGCCTCCGGGCTGTTCGTCCCAGGTTCGGCTGGGATAACGGACCCGTGCGAGGTGGGCCATTACCGGGTGCACACTACAATGACACTGGTTCAGCAGGACGAATGCTGTATGACAGCCCAAACGCTGGTGCGCGTTCTGGCTCACGGTggctacaaacacatcctggGCTTCGTGGAAAACTCAACGGTAGCGAAAGAAATGTCCGTTTGGGACGGTGTGGTCGTTTCGCCTATGGAACCGGCGTACGAGAAACCTTCGGAGAAAAAAGACGGGGAAGATGACGATATGGAAGGCGTCGATGGGGACACGATCGACGATGATGCTTTGGAGTGA
- the LOC131272837 gene encoding small ribosomal subunit protein uS10m: MLKLFNFTRTLTPIVPRPVQAIRWYTEPSTSPANAVQHQQQPACGVPDKLFSRVELQMKGIDPEVMKSYALFAKTAAEHLDIEVGKHWALRKAVKDRLTLLKSVHIYKKHRVQYEVRNYYRFMHFHKLTGSTLDTFLEYIERNLPEGIALKVTKVEVQQLPEHLGK; encoded by the exons ATGCTGAAG TTGTTTAACTTTACGCGCACCCTCACACCTATCGTACCAAGGCCTGTACAGGCCATACGATGGTATACGGAACCATCTACATCACCTGCAAACGCCgttcaacatcaacaacaaccggCATGTGGTGTTCCAGACAAATTGTTCAGCAGAGTAGAGCTACAAATGAAAGGCATCGATCCCGAGGTGATGAAAAGCTATGCGCTGTTCGCCAAGACCGCCGCTGAACATTTGGACATAGAAGTGGGCAAACA TTGGGCACTTCGTAAAGCAGTAAAGGACCGTCTAACGTTGCTGAAATCAGTTCACATCTACAAGAAACACCGGGTACAATACGAAGTTCGTAATTACTATCGGTTCATGCACTTTCATAAACTAACGGGCTCGACGCTTGATACCTTCTTGGAGTACATCGAACGGAATCTGCCCGAAGGTATTGCGTTAAAAGTAACAAAAGTAGAGGTACAGCAGCTACCTGAGCATTTAGGAAAGTAA